The uncultured Methanomethylovorans sp. genome contains a region encoding:
- a CDS encoding PGF-pre-PGF domain-containing protein — translation MVVDSMINYNADSLNRTIGLIGIILLTILVISSNPVLAANEVTVSRSISEGTVIPGGTFIVTLNITANQDVSSLGIKETIPSGWIVNEIYSGKFSYSSTNVKWTFSGTTSNIIAGTPYSIVYSVKVPASTAVGTYAITGNVDYVSSNDGSTGQIDVLGDNEVAVQKDDTAPILDLIGDKSIDENTVLSFNVFATDNDGDSITYSAVGLPPGASFNKNSGAFVWTPGYSAAGTYYVKFIATAGGLTDSETIEIRVNNINRVPVLSSIGNKAVNENELLTFVVSGKDSDGNELAYSVIGLPSGASFNADSGVFTWTPSYTSSGDYSVTFRVTDGTITDLETITITVGDVDRSPVLNAIGSKVIDENSLLSFAISATDPDGDNVVYSAVNLPSEASFTNTGAFSWTPNIGAAGTYDITFTAESKGLTDSDTITVTVVALTIDKSELTTVINAAKEKVASAVAGTENGQYPQSAIDAFNSAIATAESIYTDTGVTQEEVDQAVTDLESAEAAFNISEINIIDQTPPAVVTNLYEISTGPSWIHWTWVNPNDSDFSHVRIYLNGVYIIDTSDSFYNVTGLSEGTLQTISIQTVDSSGNINPTWVNDSATAAISIDVTPPGSVTNLTETSAGTSWIQWTWTNPIDNDYGYAIIYLDGVPLTCTSDNYTSSYNATGLSEGVTYTIGIQTIDMSGNTNSVLVNDSAVALKLPQVYNLSGSDIGKSSITLVWETSNDTSGVQISRDNVSLGNISGSTFYVDSNLTEETTYNYVLVPYNSEGLFGIPAKISLTTSSSGSGGSSSSSSSKKSSSGGGGSGGSNEDYENLALKDVATTYLRKNANVTYEFTKSGNDVQSISLYSLKNSGKIASTIEVLNNRSKVVNNNPEGLVYKYVNIFLGNSGFSNGDNIKDVRIKFKVNTSWMQKNGVNPSDVKLQRFNGTWQILATTLINNTESYAVFESHTPGFSPFAITSQKTLASSAENTAETSQAAVWSEDTESKPSPEEVEGVTEAVQPETKSKSGVIGWILFGLVAVALLGAIGWKNKEYLLDTADDILYMLDELREDIRSRLNDALNREN, via the coding sequence ATGGTGGTGGATTCAATGATCAATTATAATGCTGATTCACTGAATAGAACTATAGGACTTATAGGAATTATACTCTTAACTATTCTGGTAATATCTTCAAATCCGGTTTTAGCAGCAAACGAAGTAACAGTTTCAAGGTCGATATCTGAAGGTACTGTAATTCCAGGTGGTACTTTTATAGTCACTCTTAACATAACAGCAAATCAAGACGTGTCTTCACTTGGGATAAAAGAAACGATACCAAGTGGATGGATAGTTAATGAAATCTATTCCGGCAAATTCTCTTATTCTTCAACCAATGTTAAATGGACCTTTTCAGGCACAACATCGAACATCATTGCTGGTACTCCGTATTCAATTGTTTATAGCGTCAAGGTTCCGGCGAGCACAGCAGTGGGAACCTATGCAATCACTGGAAATGTAGATTATGTTTCTTCAAATGATGGTAGTACTGGTCAGATTGATGTTCTGGGTGATAATGAGGTTGCAGTCCAAAAAGATGATACTGCTCCGATACTCGATCTAATTGGAGACAAGTCAATTGATGAGAATACAGTGCTAAGTTTCAATGTCTTTGCAACTGATAATGACGGAGACAGTATAACATATTCTGCTGTCGGTTTGCCTCCAGGAGCAAGCTTTAATAAAAACTCTGGCGCATTTGTGTGGACCCCGGGATACTCTGCAGCAGGTACTTACTATGTCAAGTTTATTGCAACAGCAGGTGGTCTAACTGACTCTGAGACAATAGAAATTAGAGTAAATAACATTAACAGAGTACCTGTACTTAGTTCAATAGGCAACAAGGCTGTTAATGAAAATGAATTGCTTACTTTTGTGGTTTCAGGCAAAGATTCCGATGGTAATGAATTAGCATATTCTGTTATTGGTTTACCATCTGGGGCAAGTTTCAATGCCGATTCTGGCGTATTTACTTGGACTCCTTCTTATACATCTTCTGGTGACTATAGTGTAACTTTCAGGGTAACAGATGGCACCATCACTGATCTCGAAACAATAACAATAACTGTGGGTGATGTAGATCGGTCACCTGTTCTTAATGCGATTGGTAGTAAGGTAATTGATGAGAATTCATTACTAAGCTTCGCTATATCAGCCACAGATCCCGATGGTGATAATGTTGTGTATTCTGCCGTCAATTTGCCAAGTGAAGCTAGTTTCACAAATACCGGCGCTTTCAGTTGGACTCCCAATATTGGTGCTGCTGGAACCTATGACATAACGTTCACAGCAGAATCAAAGGGTCTTACTGATTCTGATACAATTACTGTCACAGTAGTAGCTTTAACAATTGATAAAAGTGAATTGACCACTGTCATCAATGCAGCAAAGGAAAAAGTAGCAAGTGCAGTTGCCGGTACAGAAAATGGCCAATATCCACAATCTGCTATTGATGCATTTAATTCAGCTATTGCAACTGCAGAATCAATTTATACTGATACAGGAGTCACTCAGGAAGAAGTGGATCAGGCGGTAACAGATCTTGAATCTGCTGAAGCTGCATTCAATATTTCTGAGATAAATATTATAGATCAAACACCTCCTGCAGTTGTTACAAACCTTTACGAAATCAGTACAGGTCCAAGTTGGATACACTGGACTTGGGTTAATCCTAATGATTCAGATTTTAGTCATGTGAGGATTTATTTGAATGGTGTATATATAATAGATACATCGGATTCTTTCTACAATGTGACAGGTTTATCTGAGGGTACTCTTCAAACGATCAGTATTCAGACTGTTGACAGTTCAGGGAATATCAATCCTACATGGGTAAACGATTCTGCAACCGCTGCTATTTCTATCGATGTAACTCCTCCTGGTTCTGTAACAAACCTTACAGAGACAAGCGCAGGCACAAGCTGGATACAATGGACGTGGACAAACCCGATTGATAATGATTATGGATATGCGATCATCTATCTGGATGGTGTTCCCTTAACATGTACTTCAGATAATTATACCAGTTCCTACAATGCAACTGGTCTATCAGAAGGAGTTACTTACACTATCGGCATCCAGACGATAGATATGTCAGGAAACACTAATTCGGTATTAGTCAATGATTCGGCCGTTGCGTTGAAACTCCCCCAGGTCTATAATCTGTCGGGAAGTGACATCGGAAAAAGTTCAATTACATTGGTCTGGGAAACTTCAAATGATACTTCTGGAGTGCAAATCAGCAGGGATAACGTCTCTCTTGGAAACATCAGCGGATCAACATTTTATGTAGATAGTAATCTGACTGAAGAAACAACCTATAACTACGTTCTAGTACCGTACAATAGCGAAGGATTGTTCGGCATACCTGCAAAAATCAGTCTGACCACATCTTCTTCAGGCAGTGGTGGAAGCAGTAGTAGCAGCAGTTCCAAAAAGAGTAGTAGTGGCGGTGGCGGATCCGGTGGTAGCAATGAGGATTATGAAAATCTTGCATTGAAAGATGTTGCTACTACATATCTTCGAAAAAATGCCAATGTCACCTATGAGTTCACAAAGTCAGGTAACGATGTCCAGTCAATTAGTTTATATTCACTAAAAAATTCCGGAAAAATAGCCTCTACTATAGAAGTGCTGAATAATAGATCAAAGGTAGTAAACAATAACCCTGAGGGCTTGGTATATAAATATGTCAATATCTTTTTGGGAAATTCCGGTTTTTCCAATGGGGATAATATTAAAGATGTACGAATTAAGTTCAAGGTAAACACGTCATGGATGCAGAAAAATGGTGTGAATCCGTCAGATGTCAAGTTGCAAAGATTTAATGGTACATGGCAAATTTTAGCTACTACTTTGATAAACAACACCGAGAGCTATGCTGTATTTGAGTCACATACACCCGGTTTCTCACCGTTCGCTATTACTTCTCAAAAGACACTCGCATCATCTGCTGAGAACACTGCAGAAACATCACAAGCAGCAGTATGGTCAGAAGATACCGAAAGTAAACCTTCTCCGGAAGAAGTTGAAGGTGTAACAGAAGCGGTACAACCTGAAACAAAAAGTAAATCCGGTGTAATAGGTTGGATATTGTTCGGTTTAGTAGCGGTCGCATTATTAGGTGCTATTGGCTGGAAAAACAAAGAATATCTGCTAGATACTGCTGATGACATACTTTACATGTTGGATGAATTGCGCGAAGATATTCGCTCTAGATTGAATGATGCACTTAATCGGGAGAATTAA
- a CDS encoding arsenate reductase ArsC translates to MRSMYGDRYEAYSAGVEATVVDPRAIQVMKEIGIDISGQRSKVSQEFHNTLFDIAITVCDRNRQNCPFCSAPLELPQGQFKTTEQPRAREVIHRSFEDPAGVTGSVEEQLAIFRRVRDEIKGWLSLNFG, encoded by the coding sequence ATGAGGTCTATGTATGGCGACAGATACGAAGCCTACAGTGCAGGCGTAGAAGCCACTGTTGTAGACCCTCGCGCTATTCAGGTCATGAAGGAAATTGGAATAGATATTTCCGGGCAGCGCTCTAAAGTATCGCAGGAATTTCACAACACATTATTTGACATCGCAATAACAGTCTGTGATAGAAACAGGCAGAACTGTCCTTTTTGCAGTGCACCACTTGAACTCCCGCAAGGGCAGTTTAAAACAACTGAACAGCCTAGAGCGAGAGAAGTGATTCATAGGAGTTTTGAAGACCCTGCTGGCGTTACAGGATCAGTAGAAGAACAACTTGCGATTTTTCGACGGGTCAGAGATGAAATAAAAGGGTGGTTATCCCTCAATTTCGGTTAA
- a CDS encoding SulP family inorganic anion transporter, translating to MKPAKNPGRFLHIPIFQGVLPSSPKQIPTEITAGIAFAAFAIPEVMGYTRIAGMPLVTGIYTILFPMLAFAIFGSSRHLVVGADSATAAIIASGLITIAVPESPQYVAYAGMIALIAAIFILIAGLLQLGFLADFLSHTVLIGFLSGVGIRISISQLGGILGISAGLDGTLMHPLSLLSSLVRTLALTNLPTLIVSLSVIGVIVLSERIGNKIPGALIAIVGAITASWMFDLSSYGIIILNTVPGGLPHLSLPQVPLSDIPKLVNISAACFIIILAQSAATSRAYAMKFSDTFSENSDLIGLSLANAAAGISGTFVVNGSPTKTEMVRSAGGRTQLTQLTTVFVVVIVLMFFTGPFAYLPTAVLSSVVFLIGLRLIDTKGMAALYRQRPVEFNVALITAMTVVVIGVEQGIVISIVLSVIAHLRHSYRPLNLLLVPKQGGAMRTVPLEKGQQAVEGLLIYRFGSNLYFANESRFMEEIIALAKEYGGLKWFCISATNIEDIDFTSIEALKNVFTQLQQMNITLVLSEVVQPVMNELDRDGITAMIGKDHIFESVQDVIEAYRNSRESSP from the coding sequence ATGAAGCCTGCAAAAAATCCTGGTAGGTTCCTTCACATCCCCATTTTCCAGGGAGTATTACCCTCCAGCCCTAAACAAATACCTACGGAAATCACTGCAGGGATCGCATTTGCAGCATTTGCCATTCCCGAAGTTATGGGGTATACCAGGATTGCAGGCATGCCTTTAGTTACCGGAATTTACACAATCCTGTTTCCAATGCTTGCTTTTGCTATTTTTGGTTCATCCCGCCATCTTGTAGTCGGAGCTGATTCTGCAACTGCGGCGATAATAGCGAGCGGACTGATAACAATAGCAGTGCCGGAATCTCCTCAATACGTTGCATATGCCGGGATGATCGCTCTGATTGCAGCAATCTTTATTCTTATTGCAGGCCTGTTGCAACTCGGTTTTCTGGCTGATTTTCTTTCTCACACTGTTCTGATAGGATTTCTGTCCGGTGTAGGTATCCGTATCTCGATCTCACAGCTTGGTGGGATATTAGGGATATCTGCAGGGTTAGATGGAACGTTAATGCATCCCTTATCTTTACTCTCATCTTTAGTAAGAACACTGGCTCTTACAAACCTTCCCACGCTTATAGTCTCATTATCTGTAATCGGGGTTATAGTTCTTAGCGAAAGGATTGGAAATAAAATCCCCGGTGCACTAATAGCAATCGTCGGGGCAATTACTGCAAGCTGGATGTTCGATCTTTCTTCCTACGGGATCATTATTCTTAATACGGTACCCGGTGGTTTGCCTCATCTCTCTTTGCCTCAAGTCCCGCTTTCTGATATCCCAAAGCTTGTTAACATTTCAGCGGCCTGTTTTATAATCATCCTCGCCCAGAGCGCTGCAACGTCCCGGGCTTATGCTATGAAGTTTTCCGACACTTTCAGTGAAAACTCAGATCTCATCGGATTGAGCCTTGCCAATGCAGCAGCAGGGATATCAGGTACTTTCGTGGTCAATGGCAGTCCGACAAAAACTGAAATGGTCAGAAGTGCCGGGGGGCGTACCCAGCTTACACAGCTCACAACGGTCTTCGTTGTTGTGATAGTTTTGATGTTCTTTACCGGGCCATTCGCCTATTTGCCCACTGCCGTACTTTCATCAGTGGTGTTCCTTATTGGTCTGCGACTTATAGATACCAAAGGGATGGCCGCTCTTTACAGACAGCGCCCTGTAGAATTTAATGTCGCCCTGATAACAGCTATGACAGTTGTAGTTATAGGTGTTGAACAGGGAATTGTGATATCTATAGTACTCTCGGTTATTGCTCACCTGCGCCACAGTTACCGACCACTTAACCTGCTGCTTGTTCCAAAACAGGGAGGGGCCATGAGGACAGTTCCACTCGAAAAAGGACAGCAAGCTGTTGAGGGCCTGTTGATCTACCGTTTTGGCTCAAACCTCTACTTTGCTAACGAAAGCCGATTCATGGAAGAAATAATTGCACTTGCCAAAGAATATGGGGGGCTTAAATGGTTTTGCATTTCTGCAACGAACATCGAAGATATCGATTTCACCTCTATAGAGGCGCTTAAAAATGTATTCACCCAGTTGCAACAAATGAATATCACTCTTGTATTAAGTGAAGTGGTGCAGCCTGTTATGAATGAGCTTGATAGGGACGGCATAACTGCAATGATTGGCAAGGATCATATCTTCGAGTCAGTTCAGGATGTCATAGAAGCTTACAGGAACTCGCGAGAGAGTTCACCATAA
- a CDS encoding ISNCY family transposase — protein MTKKSREYKGVLFEESIENYLNRESASICQFLHFLCIEDISKYVERTLYTNKSWHFKYNVSSMIKLFIVMCFRKLSYEKTVSSLTEEEAILLSFYDENGFIKLPSGKTLHHFVKYRLGEDGLKEIMMLVGEKILSLTQIKEAKIDSTPLEASRYDKHADYNPHYQCKMDKAHITMVGTYPIFMTHTNGNASDSPELIKHIEALKEMNVDIDFYSADGGYDSFLNHADIWYHLNARPIISYSSNAVINKEGEIERIDHWVNKMWKKGGDIHAKIEDKLKFLYKNGRYEQIGMYLRNKNIRDNLFMIFFKKRGECEPEHRHIKHTVKFDIREVRVESRELYSLLSFVAYQFLRLTELQNCMQGKNSVGRFF, from the coding sequence ATGACTAAAAAATCTAGAGAGTATAAAGGAGTCCTCTTCGAGGAGTCCATAGAAAATTATCTGAACAGAGAAAGCGCCTCAATTTGCCAATTCCTGCACTTTCTCTGCATAGAAGATATTTCAAAGTACGTCGAGCGTACTTTGTATACCAACAAAAGTTGGCATTTTAAGTATAACGTTTCATCGATGATAAAACTCTTCATTGTAATGTGTTTCAGGAAATTATCTTATGAAAAGACTGTTTCTTCTTTGACAGAAGAAGAGGCTATTCTACTCTCTTTTTATGATGAGAACGGATTCATAAAACTTCCTTCGGGAAAGACATTACACCACTTTGTGAAATATAGATTGGGTGAAGATGGGCTTAAAGAAATAATGATGTTAGTAGGTGAGAAGATCCTCAGCCTTACCCAAATAAAAGAAGCTAAGATCGATTCAACCCCGCTTGAAGCTTCAAGATACGATAAACATGCTGATTACAATCCACATTATCAATGTAAAATGGATAAAGCACATATTACAATGGTTGGAACATACCCAATATTTATGACCCATACTAATGGTAATGCATCAGATTCCCCTGAACTTATCAAACACATTGAAGCATTGAAAGAAATGAATGTTGATATTGATTTTTATTCTGCTGACGGGGGTTATGACTCTTTCCTGAATCATGCAGATATCTGGTACCATTTGAATGCAAGGCCAATTATTTCGTATTCTTCAAATGCTGTGATAAACAAAGAAGGTGAAATCGAAAGAATTGATCACTGGGTTAATAAGATGTGGAAAAAGGGTGGAGATATACATGCAAAGATTGAAGACAAGCTAAAATTCCTCTATAAAAACGGTAGATATGAACAGATAGGGATGTATCTTCGAAATAAAAATATCCGGGATAACTTGTTCATGATTTTTTTCAAGAAAAGAGGAGAATGTGAACCAGAACACAGGCATATCAAACACACAGTTAAATTCGATATCAGAGAAGTAAGAGTGGAGAGTAGAGAACTCTACTCTCTACTGAGCTTTGTGGCATATCAGTTTTTGAGGCTTACAGAACTACAAAATTGTATGCAAGGAAAAAATTCAGTTGGGAGATTCTTTTGA
- a CDS encoding arsenate reductase ArsC, translating to MVSSDKKIKVLFICIHNSGRSQIAEEYLKRIGGDRFEVESAGYRPTVLHPLIEKVMEEDGFDLSGKKTQSAWDLFKEGRLFNYVITVCDRAQEEECPLFPKPFFQLNWSYPNPESFIGTEDEKIEQARALRDSIKEKVEQFVEETSD from the coding sequence ATGGTGTCGAGTGATAAGAAGATAAAAGTTCTTTTTATATGCATACACAACAGCGGTAGAAGTCAAATTGCTGAAGAGTACTTGAAGAGAATTGGTGGAGATAGGTTTGAAGTTGAAAGTGCTGGATATCGACCTACCGTTCTTCATCCTTTGATTGAAAAGGTCATGGAAGAGGATGGTTTTGATCTCAGTGGAAAGAAGACGCAGTCAGCATGGGATCTTTTCAAAGAAGGGCGATTGTTCAACTATGTTATAACTGTTTGTGATAGAGCGCAGGAGGAAGAATGCCCACTTTTCCCCAAACCATTCTTTCAATTGAATTGGTCATATCCTAACCCGGAATCTTTCATTGGTACAGAAGATGAAAAGATTGAGCAAGCAAGAGCACTGAGGGATTCAATAAAAGAAAAAGTGGAACAGTTCGTTGAAGAAACAAGCGACTAA
- a CDS encoding PEP/pyruvate-binding domain-containing protein: MAPASERMIKFGHGLRTEAPVEVFGNKASVLAEIASIGVPVPPGFSLSVAICDKYFQNGRKLPSDVPGLLKDGIAFLEKLTSLGFGSDRKPLLVSVRSGSPVSMPGAMETVLNVGLNRNTVNGLVHLTGNPRFAWDSYRRLIEGFGKTVYGHDPGYYSSLLRSAMAAEGITEEMELDFVTLGNLTTEYERVFSSVSHREFPSDVYDQLELAVRAVLDSWMRPKAVEFRKMKSISDILGTAVTVQAMVFGNMGMRSGSGVMFTRNPWSGVKKSLIEFKFGVQGEDVVSGYSAGTAHIDMRNALPQVYAELLKHAQLLEEHYRDMQDLEFTVQEGKLYILQSRNGKRTPLAALRIAVDMYIEGKVGPGEALQMIDGIDVDNIFIQELDARVEPVGKGDAASSGIVSGKIVFSPAAVRASTVGENIVLVREIPSSEDIAAVNLAKGYLTARGGRTSHAAVVSRQLGKICIVNCTSLQIDLAHGKCRIGEKELFEGDVITLDGNSGMIYAGEVKARSERPLDLLAYVSRWKKENM, translated from the coding sequence ATGGCTCCTGCCAGCGAAAGAATGATAAAGTTCGGGCATGGACTAAGGACGGAAGCCCCGGTGGAAGTTTTTGGTAATAAGGCTTCTGTTCTTGCTGAGATCGCTTCCATAGGTGTTCCTGTACCTCCGGGTTTTTCACTAAGCGTTGCTATTTGTGATAAATATTTCCAAAATGGGAGAAAACTGCCTTCTGATGTGCCAGGACTCCTTAAGGATGGTATTGCTTTTCTGGAAAAGCTTACAAGTCTTGGCTTTGGCAGTGATAGAAAGCCCTTGCTTGTATCAGTACGCTCAGGTTCACCGGTTTCAATGCCTGGAGCCATGGAAACTGTGCTGAACGTTGGCCTGAACAGAAATACTGTAAATGGCCTTGTACATCTCACAGGTAACCCTCGTTTTGCATGGGACTCTTACAGGCGCTTAATAGAGGGTTTCGGAAAAACTGTTTATGGTCATGATCCTGGATACTATTCCTCTTTGCTTAGGTCAGCTATGGCAGCAGAAGGCATCACAGAAGAGATGGAACTTGATTTTGTTACTCTTGGTAACCTCACAACGGAATACGAACGGGTCTTTTCGAGTGTCAGTCACAGGGAGTTCCCTTCGGACGTTTATGACCAGCTGGAACTTGCGGTACGTGCAGTGCTTGATTCCTGGATGAGGCCAAAAGCTGTTGAATTCAGGAAGATGAAAAGTATATCCGATATACTCGGTACAGCCGTTACAGTACAGGCCATGGTCTTTGGAAATATGGGCATGCGCTCAGGTTCCGGCGTGATGTTCACTCGTAATCCGTGGTCCGGGGTAAAAAAATCGCTCATCGAGTTCAAGTTCGGAGTACAAGGAGAGGATGTAGTTTCAGGTTATAGCGCTGGCACTGCCCACATAGATATGCGCAACGCTCTTCCACAGGTATATGCTGAGCTGTTGAAGCACGCACAGCTTCTTGAAGAACACTACAGAGATATGCAGGATCTGGAATTCACTGTTCAGGAGGGAAAACTGTACATCCTGCAGAGCAGGAACGGCAAAAGGACACCTCTTGCAGCCCTGCGGATAGCTGTTGATATGTACATTGAGGGAAAGGTGGGGCCAGGAGAAGCTTTACAGATGATAGATGGCATAGATGTTGACAACATCTTCATCCAGGAGCTAGATGCACGTGTTGAACCCGTCGGAAAAGGAGACGCTGCTTCTTCAGGTATTGTATCGGGGAAGATCGTTTTTTCTCCTGCTGCTGTCAGAGCGAGCACCGTGGGTGAAAATATAGTGCTTGTAAGAGAGATTCCATCCTCAGAGGATATTGCGGCTGTGAATCTGGCAAAGGGTTATCTTACTGCCAGAGGAGGGAGGACCTCTCATGCTGCAGTGGTTTCCAGGCAGTTGGGAAAGATATGCATTGTCAACTGTACCTCACTGCAGATCGATCTAGCACATGGAAAGTGCAGGATAGGGGAAAAAGAACTATTCGAAGGTGATGTGATCACCCTAGATGGAAATTCTGGTATGATCTACGCTGGAGAAGTAAAAGCAAGGTCCGAAAGACCGCTTGATCTGCTGGCATATGTGAGCCGCTGGAAAAAAGAAAACATGTAA
- a CDS encoding CYTH domain-containing protein — protein MEIEAKFSVPAKEIFSLLMSVSSIKPFTLGASVQAHLEDTYLDTVDMAIMSEGYYLRRRQKGQCITYTIKSLGGTGKKGIRQREEMECVLEQDMPFEKWDNEDMKVFLKSIVSKSELVPLFNVSHIRNMREIIDEERHVAELSLDDVVINGWGKRLSYLEIEAELLVDGNKEDLEKLMSVLGKEYGLITDSLSKFERGLQLIEEAEEPDPLLEEGTTILLIPLSFQTLFEKYHVERAHARKVTENALKLFDELKEVHGLGDEYRRVIWIASLVHDVGVYTDLEDHHKAGRDILMHFPPKELPPEFWPVAVWTTFLHKKKVTKDKLDKLQSKSFGKLPVGMQQDTLKLAALIRIADGLDYSRMGSRLERITIEDKKVTILVQGQSSRIDADRADEKSDLWRILYSNEISFQAEG, from the coding sequence ATGGAAATCGAAGCTAAATTTTCAGTTCCTGCAAAGGAAATATTCAGCTTGTTGATGTCTGTCAGTAGCATCAAACCTTTTACACTTGGTGCTTCTGTCCAAGCCCATCTGGAGGACACTTATCTGGATACTGTGGATATGGCGATAATGTCCGAGGGATACTACCTGCGGCGCAGGCAGAAAGGACAGTGTATAACCTATACAATAAAATCTCTGGGTGGCACCGGGAAGAAAGGCATAAGGCAAAGGGAAGAGATGGAATGCGTACTTGAACAGGATATGCCATTTGAAAAATGGGATAATGAAGATATGAAAGTCTTCCTTAAGAGTATTGTGTCCAAGAGCGAACTTGTACCATTGTTCAATGTATCTCACATAAGGAACATGAGAGAGATAATTGATGAAGAGAGGCATGTGGCAGAACTGAGCCTGGACGATGTAGTAATAAACGGCTGGGGAAAAAGGCTGAGTTATCTGGAAATAGAAGCGGAGCTGTTGGTTGATGGAAATAAGGAGGATCTGGAAAAGCTGATGAGTGTGCTTGGAAAGGAATATGGCCTAATTACTGATTCACTCTCCAAGTTCGAGAGAGGCCTACAACTGATAGAAGAAGCAGAAGAGCCAGATCCTTTATTGGAAGAAGGTACTACTATTCTTCTTATCCCCCTCTCTTTTCAGACACTATTTGAAAAGTACCATGTTGAACGTGCACACGCCAGAAAGGTCACAGAGAATGCCCTGAAGCTTTTCGATGAACTGAAAGAGGTACATGGTCTAGGAGATGAATATCGCCGAGTGATCTGGATAGCTTCCCTTGTACACGATGTCGGAGTATACACTGATTTGGAAGACCACCACAAGGCTGGCAGGGATATCCTGATGCATTTCCCCCCAAAAGAATTACCTCCAGAATTCTGGCCGGTTGCGGTGTGGACAACTTTTCTGCACAAGAAGAAGGTGACAAAAGATAAACTAGATAAACTGCAGAGCAAGTCCTTCGGGAAGCTGCCTGTAGGAATGCAGCAGGATACTCTCAAACTAGCAGCCCTTATACGTATTGCAGATGGTTTGGACTACAGTCGGATGGGGTCACGTCTTGAGAGGATCACTATAGAAGATAAAAAGGTCACAATTTTAGTGCAGGGACAAAGCTCACGTATTGATGCTGACCGAGCAGATGAAAAAAGCGACCTGTGGAGAATCCTGTATAGTAATGAGATCTCGTTCCAGGCAGAAGGTTAA
- a CDS encoding VOC family protein — MSILVHIDIPAENLEKANDFYLKLFGRKVEKVMGHVEGPDEDIGNISGSKDISSYIGVYSIEEYIEKIESLGGKALTSKMVVQGWGYLAICMDNANNIFNLWEKSLIPDSQPEWLSSSP, encoded by the coding sequence ATGTCAATACTAGTCCATATAGACATTCCTGCAGAGAATCTAGAAAAGGCAAACGATTTCTATTTGAAACTTTTTGGCAGGAAGGTAGAAAAGGTTATGGGCCATGTCGAAGGTCCAGATGAAGACATAGGAAATATAAGTGGCAGTAAAGATATATCATCATATATCGGAGTGTATTCGATAGAAGAATACATAGAAAAAATAGAGTCTTTAGGCGGAAAAGCCCTTACCTCAAAAATGGTAGTTCAGGGGTGGGGATATCTTGCCATCTGTATGGATAATGCTAATAACATTTTCAATCTCTGGGAGAAAAGCCTAATTCCAGATAGCCAGCCCGAATGGTTATCAAGCAGTCCATAA